The genomic DNA AGCTTCGAGAGGAGCTTTACTCTCAAGGTAAAAGCAGCTGCGCTCCGAGTACTCAGTCCTACTACATTCAGCGTTTAGTGAACACTCTTGATCATCAGCTAGAGGCAGGAGCTCAAAGCCACTGTGGCTTCATGAAGGTTCAGACTAGTGCTGGACGGTGTACCGGTTCACACTgaaaaccggtgtttatttttgttatcataagaatttttcattCTTCACAGCCTTCATGTGTCCGGAACGCAGCACGGTCGTTAATCGTTTCTCAAGGGAACGCTTTTTATTGCTGCGCCGctaagcacacatgcaacagagCGCAAATGTAGCTGAAAACAAGGGacgttctgaaccacaaattctaccaaacattgaagtaaaagatgacgccccaaaggaacttttgccaaagaaaggagccGTGTCTGTTGCGAGGGAAACCAATGCAGCACTGGgacctcaccacacccacacccccccccacacacacacccacacacacacacacacacacccagaggtTTCCAACATCCCACCAGGAGCCGATTTGCACAGATTTGATTCGCTCAGTGATGCCCAATGACTTTTGATGAGCGTGTCGTGTTACATGTTTGGGTGAAGCAGTGTCCTTGGGCCTGCATACCTTATATGCCCTCCAAAAATGTCGGTGATGGGGGTGCGGATGAAGTCTGCCTGGCGGGTGATGGAGGTTTTGTTCCTGGGCCCCACCTGCTCCCACTCATCTTCgctgccttcctcctcctcctcctcccccctcgGGGTGGAATCCTCATCGAGGCCCGGGTGGGTCGCCGGCCCATTGGGTGTAGACACTTCTGCATGGAGACATCAAGTTTCGAGTAGAGAGAGAACTCTATTACTGGACTCTAAAAAGCCCTCAGATACCCAGTACGAACATGCTCAGTACGTTCCATACATATTCATACACATCTATAAAGAAATGTATTTTGCAAAAGCGTAGACAATATGGCAGACTGGCCGATGGCCACTGTCTAGTCCTAAACATTCAGAGAACAGAAAAAGCACACACTTTCTTCCTGTGGAGAGATGAGCTTCTTGAGGGATAGCATCTCCTCATGCAGGCCGTTCAGGGTGAATCCCAGATACTCCTCGGCATCCTCCTGTCGACCCTGTATTGGAGCAGCGTGGGAGGGAGACCAATTAGCCAATCAGCTTGCGCCATGCGACTGTGAGCCTCCCGCCTAGTGactcagcaccccccccccccccccacatcagGTGCACACACAGGGCTCACACTCTGGGGAGGGGAACAGCTAAAGGAGGCTGAGACAGCAAAGGGAGACTGAAGAGCACAAAGCAGCACCACAAGAACAAGGTGTTTTTGTTCACTTGGGCTGTTCAGATGCGAAGCAGTAGAAAAATCTTCCTGACTCAGCGGAAACATTTATTTCCAACTTGTTTGTGAAAATTGCAcgcagaaaaaacaaaacactctACCTTCTCCGAAAGGCTGGATTTAATGAGGGTGAGGAGTTTGTAGATGTACGTGGGCTCAAAGGGGACACCCGGTCTGATGTCCTTTATTAGTTTCTCTCCAGCAGCTGTGAAGAGCAACAAGAGATCAAAACAGATGCGGATCAAAATAGCTGCCCAAACacgagacacacagacaggccgTGTGCATACTCTGAGACAGACAgccgagagacagacagacaggctgtgCACCTACCTTGCTGTTTGGCCTTGGAGGGGACAGGCATAGTGCTGAACTCATTTACCAGTCGAACACTGCCGGGAACAGAGAAAAAACCCACAAGTGGAAACACACAATAAGCAAAAACCGGGTGTAAAGCAAAAGGGACGTCCTGTGAACCTGCTGGAACAACAGATCCTCGTGTACATCCACAAGAGAGATCATCATGTCATGTCTGTCTTAATTAGAACACCTAGAGAAAGGAGCAGTACTGCGTCTAATGCAGTTTAAAAACAAAACCTAGCCACCCAAACCACCACTCAAATcctccacacacaaaaaaacaccacctatagatggagagatagaaagCAGAATGACTCACAAGTTGTCCAGCATGGGTGTGGAGGTGCACGGTCTCTGGGTGTCGTTGAAGAGGGGGATGGACTTCATCAGGTGATACATGGGGGGGCACGCGATCAGGGCCTGCAGGGTCTGGACACACAGAGTCAAGGGCCACACAAACGGCGCACCAGCCCAAAGCTGAACACCGTGGtaagattggggggggggggggacgacacgGTCCTTCAGCGAAGGCCAGGGAAGGATACAGCGTTGATATAGCACCAGTTCCCCGTGTTGATCAGTCCTCTTGGTTGCAAAGACACCGGTTTGTGTATCAACTTCACATTCTCGATAAGTTCTGATAGGAGACGAAAAATCACAAGTTGACACACAAAAGGTGCCCTGAGGTTTCTTGGAGAAAAGTGAGATGTGATTGAGATGTCCACACCGCACGACTGTGCCACACGAGGCCGGTCAGAGGGACACTGGAGGACGCTGTGCCACGCCTAGGAAGGGAAGCTGCCATGGACAAACAGTTCCCATGGTAACGTGGAGCTTTGGACCTACAGGTGAATTTAAGCTAGACGTAAACAACGCGGTGGTGAAAACGAACGCAGGGACATCAGACCACCTCAAGTCACTCGATACAGTAGCTGTGGTATCCAGTAATAACTTTGAAAAATGTTGAATTAACAATTTAAAATGAAACAATCAAAAGTAAAAGACACCAAACTCTGGAATTTAAGTTGATTTGaaagataaaattaaacatattttattcatgctAACGATCAAATCCTTAACTGTAGTAATATCTCAGTAACCGCTTCAGTATGTGATCACTTTACTAATGTGAGGCATTaaagatttattattatttttattataacaTTGCTCAATGCTGTAGAACTTTGTCCTTCTGGAAGCATCTTCTCAACTCTTCACACTGTACTGTACACAGTCTCTTCTCAAGGCTCCGATAATGTCTGCCACTGATCAAAGACCAACTGCTCCACCTATACCAAAGCTCTCTCTAAACCCCATCTCCTCCATCTAGACCTAGTTCTCCAGAAAAACAACTTTAGTGTCATAACTGCCATGGTGATGGAACATTCCATTTAAAAACACATGATGACAAAATAGGAGCAAAATTATTTCCAAAAACATGCAAACCATAATATACAcggtctctgtcacacacacacacacacacacacacacacacacacacacacacacacacaaagtgggaGGAACTTGCATGGCGGAAAACCTGTCAGGAAAGCAATATAAAGGTTACTGAAgaccaaaacactgttttgggcCAACACCTGTTCCCGTCGGGTTTTGGACAGACAAGAAATTTGTTTTCAGTCGACCATTAGTAGAGAAAATAAAGCTGCATTTGTACTGAAACACATTCAGTAAATTCACAGACACTTTTAGCGGCATTAACAGATTTGTAGAGACCTAAGGCCGCCTCACCCCTCTACACCGAGAGCCTGACCACCTCACCCCCAAAAACAACAAATATTAGTTTAATCAAACAATAAAACCCCCACACAGTTGAAAAAGAACTGGGATCTACTAAATTTTATGAAGAGACTAAGGAGAACTTTGGAGAGCTGGTCTAGCGAGGCTGGAGTTGGCACTGAGAGAAAAAAGCTCCACCTGCTGTTAGTGTTTGAACACTACATCGCCCGAAAATCCCACTGAATCTAGTCATAGGCAAAAGTAAATGTGCCTTCATCGAGAGTCCAACAGAGTAAACGAGTGGTAAGAGGACTGTGATTCAGTAACAGTACAATCTTGGAAGGTCTCCTGGTGGCCCCCTAGTGTTCCCTGaggtctaaagaaagaacatTGACCTGCTGCTGCTGCCACCCAATGACCAACACGGCACACAACACTGATAAataaacattcatacacactgcAGTTTAAAGTTCTAAAATGTTCCAGGTAGCACACATCAGCCCTTGGGCCCTTCAGACATATGAATGGGTTTTGCATTGTATTTCATATGTATGCTGAATTACCAGAACTGTACCAGTCTAAAAGCATctggttaaataaacagaacatTAGTGTTCTGCAGCTGCTGTTTAAGAACatacgatttttttttttttgagtttttAATGACAGATACAAGGTTTTAAATCCCAAACCTATATCTATGATTGTTACTTATGCATTTAGAACCAAGACACAGTGCCATACATGGAGATAAAATGCAAAAGCCACCATTTATACAGGAACTTGAAGTGTTGAAAGATGGTATCAGCCTAATTTTGCAGATATGGACCATAGCGAGACCTACTTTTCCTGACTTATGGCCATACAGGTTTGAAATCACCAAACTGGTAACTACATGCGAAGAAGAGCACTGTAGAGACTACTGAAGGGTAACCTAGCTCCAACCTGGCAGACATCATAAGGTCATCGCATGCATGTCTGTAAATCTGTGTTGATGTAACTTGTGTTTCTGACTTCTGTCCATTTAGGTTTGAAAACAAGGCCTGTGATTTGGCCATTGGCTCAAAAACAAGTTACCCTcggaatatatattttttttacccgATCTGCCCAATTAGGTCACATTCAGACACTCAGAACTTCAGACTTGTGAGGTAGAGATGGCATGCTGGTCACTGTTTTATCAGAGCTGTATTTTCTGGATATTTCAGTTTCGACTTTGATGATTTGAAGACCAATTTAAACGTGACTGAACAAAAATACCAAGGACTAGTTCAAAAAGTTGCAACAgctgaaaaacaaacaacaatatCTGTAACTTCAGAGCggtcagagtctgttgtgcatGACTTGAACCCGGTTACATGCCCCTAAAATCATGTAGGAGATGATACCCAGATGACAATTGCCAAAACATGGCAGCCATTAGCCAATTATAGCATGATGACTGAGCAGCCCAATATTAGATCGCCCACAGATACCTACTGCAAAGATTCAACCTGGTCGCAACTGTTGATGAACATGGAGCTGTATGTAGCAGCGCCCCCTAGTGACCCACTTTGGCCTGTTTAAGCCTTAGTAATCTGTCAAATTTCATGAAGACTGATGAAAGCAACGTGGGGAACGTATGTAAATGAAGCTTTGCCTCCGAACTGTTGATTAGCATGACAGACCGCATGCAAATGTACAAATGTTTTGGACAATTATTGAGGGTCACACTCCTATGAATATTCTGGCACCAAATTTGTGAAGATGAGGTGAAAAATCTAGGACTAGTTTGCataatattatgcaaattataaTAAATATGCAGAAGGGTGGAACTGAATAAGGCAAATTCAGTATAATCCAAGATTAagattgaagaaaaaaaaaaaaggatttaGAGTGAACGACAAGCAGTTCATAAGATACTGACCAAAATATTTTACAGTACCGTTGTACTATAGCACCACTATCAGGCCCATTTTACACACACGGTGCACCTTGTTGTTAAGTTTGTTTTTCTGGGCCTTACAATCTTTGCTGCACATTGTTTTAAACACAGCTTGCTTGAACCCTAATAACATCCTGTCTGATTCTTACGGACCTACTTTCATCAGAAAATGAATAAAGATCAAATGGGATTACATGAACACAGAGTACATGGATGTCTGACTTTCATTCATCTCCTTTCTGCGCCCTTGCTGTGAAGATACTATACCTGCCAATTTAGGTGCCATGGGATCCTCAGAGACAGGAACCGGCCCCTCCCGCGCCTCACACATCTTCTCGGGCAGCTCGCCGGCCGCAGGAGAAGCAGGCGCGGCCGCAGGCGTGTTCTTCACTTCCACGTACGCCTGCGCTCCCCCAGCCAGAGGCTTGGAGTTGTGGAAGAGACTGGCCCAGGATTTGGGAGGGGTGGCCACGGGCACGACGGCAGGGGCCGGGGAGACCGCCTGGTCGGCAGCGGGCGGGACCTGCGAGTCTGAAGGGGGCGGAGCATGTGCGGAGACCGGCTGGACCTCACCCGTCTCGGACAAGTCCCGGAGTCCGTCGGCAGTGCCGTCGGCAGGCGGGGCCGGCTCAGGGAGGCCGTTAGCCTGGGCCTCGGAAACGCCCTCGTCAGTAGTAGCAGGAGCTGTGACCACAGCGGcggaggggggagaggtggggCAGGGGCCGTGGCCGCCTCCACCCTGCAGTTCCGGCCTCTCCGAAAGCTCCGGCTCCGCGTGCCGGTCAGCAGTCCTGGCCCCCTCCGCCGGCCTGCTGCTCTGGGtggaggaagacgaggaagacGAGGAAGCTGGGGGCGGTACCGTCCAACAAAGAGCCAGCTCCACTCGTCAAGGCGAAGGAGGGGTCGTCAGGGCTGTCACAAGTCCTCTGATCGGCAGGAGTGGTGGGcggggccgtgggcggggcAGAGGCAACGGGGGCGGACTCGGTCCCTGTAAGCACCTCACCGATCGCGTCCTCCGATCCCTCGACTGGAGCGCCGAGTGCGTGTCCGTTCACCATCCCAGGGCTCGCCGCCCCGTCCACAGCCGTGCCGTCCCCTCCGTTCCCCGAGCCCTCCAGGTAGTTGTAATATCCCGGCGGccgttttttctttttctttcgcTCCCGCTGTCCCAGGGCCCCTCCCACGCCGTCCAGATCGGCGCACGcctggtggccgtcctgggcCGAGGCCTCGGAGTCGACGCAATCCACGGAGTTGAAGTGGGCGTCGTCTGGACCGCAGCCGGGCGACACGGCCACGGCGGTGGACGTGGACTTCTGAGCCGACTGGCACCCCAGGATGAACTCGGGGGCCTGTGGGTTGAGCGTGCTGGACACTTTGTACAAGGGGTCTTTAACAGCCACAGGCTCAGAGCTCATCACTTCGTCCACGCCAAACTCAATGTGCTGGTAGTCTTCTCCTGCAGACAGCACAGTGAGggtagcacacacacaagcatggaTCATTTGTTTGGGTGCACAGAAAGAAAAAGGTGTTCATACCTGGTTTATAACTGTGATGTAAACAGATCAAACAATCGTCTTACCAAATCTCGTTAATTAATTCTCGTCATGTTAAGGGCCCCACCAATTTAAcctcaaaatgttttaaatgttaaCAATATTTTTTCCCCTTACACCCCAAGAAAAGAGACGGGCCGTATCCACAAAGTCAGCTGCTGTGCTGTGAGGAAACTGAAGCTTCACAAGGCAGCGCAAAATGAAGATGAGAAGTGTTAATAATTACTCGTCAGTAATCCTCTCAACAATGCTCGTTTATTATGTTATGAGAACAAATTACCAGCAAAACTCAAAGCCACCAAAAGCCATCAAGAAAGGGGGTATAGGGTTACAGAGCGTAGTGTGTAGTGACTCGTTCATGTCCAGAACCTGTCATGATCTCTGTTAGTGTTTATTGAAGAGGGTTCATTCCTGCAGAACAGTATCAGTAAGTGACTATGTATTTTAATATGACTGAACAAGAGCGCCGATTTTAAGGGTTTACGTTAGAACTCCCGAAGAACGGCACAATACCATGAGGTCACTCTCCTCCACACCGTTTGGTAAGGGAGGGGGGGAATTagtggagggtggggtgggttcCAAGAAGAGAAATAATTATCTCAGAGAAAACCTCAAGACAAACTCCAAGCACTGCTGTGCAGATGCAGTTACATGGCAGAGAAGAATCCGCCCGTATCTAGACATGCAAAGCTTTCCAGATTATGGAACAAGcagaaaggagagggaggggcctgaGGCTGCCGGAGGGCGGAGCTCAGAAAGCCATCAGCGTTCTAGAACCGGCTCAAGTTCTGAAGCGTAAACGAGAGGAGGAAGGCACGGTGTGTCGGACCCGCAACTCACCACAAACCTGCCGTCTCATTGATTCCGTTATGTAAGGAACAGCAAGAGTGCAGTAATCTCCTAAATAATTAATACAAACCAGCGTAAATGTCAAGCGCATCGAGAGGGTACCGTGATTGTGTGCACTCTGTGGATTAGGATGAGCTTTCAATCAGACAGTGGGCATTGTTTATTTTGGTTCTA from Brachyhypopomus gauderio isolate BG-103 chromosome 12, BGAUD_0.2, whole genome shotgun sequence includes the following:
- the usp10 gene encoding LOW QUALITY PROTEIN: ubiquitin carboxyl-terminal hydrolase 10 (The sequence of the model RefSeq protein was modified relative to this genomic sequence to represent the inferred CDS: deleted 1 base in 1 codon), encoding MASHSNQYIFGEFSPDEFNQFFLTPRCYVELPPFNDKVSCVSHNSGDYCTLAVPYITESMRRQVCGEDYQHIEFGVDEVMSSEPVAVKDPLYKVSSTLNPQAPEFILGCQSAQKSTSTAVAVSPGCGPDDAHFNSVDCVDSEASAQDGHQACADLDGVGGALGQRERKKKKKRPPGYYNYLEGSGNGGDGTAVDGAASPGMVNGHALGAPVEGSEDAIGEVLTGTESAPVASAPPTAPPTTPADQRTCDSPDDPSFALTSGAGSLLDGTAPASSSSSSSSTQSSRPAEGARTADRHAEPELSERPELQGGGGHGPCPTSPPSAAVVTAPATTDEGVSEAQANGLPEPAPPADGTADGLRDLSETGEVQPVSAHAPPPSDSQVPPAADQAVSPAPAVVPVATPPKSWASLFHNSKPLAGGAQAYVEVKNTPAAAPASPAAGELPEKMCEAREGPVPVSEDPMAPKLAELIENVKLIHKPVSLQPRGLINTGNWCYINATLQALIACPPMYHLMKSIPLFNDTQRPCTSTPMLDNFVRLVNEFSTMPVPSKAKQQAAGEKLIKDIRPGVPFEPTYIYKLLTLIKSSLSEKGRQEDAEEYLGFTLNGLHEEMLSLKKLISPQEEKVSTPNGPATHPGLDEDSTPRGEEEEEEGSEDEWEQVGPRNKTSITRQADFIRTPITDIFGGHIRSVVYQQSSKESATLQLFFTLQLDIQSEKIRTVQEALESMVARESVQGYTTKSKQEIEISRRVTLEELPPVLVLHLKRFVFEKTGGCQKLVKNIDYPVDLEISKELLSPGVRSKTLKGQRTYRLFAVVYHHGNSATGGHYTTDVFHIGLNGWLRIDDQAVKVTNQYHVVKQTSERTAYLLYYRRVDLL